From Brassica oleracea var. oleracea cultivar TO1000 unplaced genomic scaffold, BOL UnpScaffold00285, whole genome shotgun sequence, the proteins below share one genomic window:
- the LOC106319572 gene encoding glutathione S-transferase T3-like encodes MHPYSNSSSYVGLLNSQNESVLQGNFHYESFPSSMNIGASDIPPFSSQQSEAPSPQEDTPAQHRERRKWSSADDEVLISVWLNTSKDTIVGNDQKGGTFWVRVGEYIAETPHAKASGDRRMHLNCKQRWHKINDLTNKFCRAFAAAERQQSSGQGENDVLKAAHDIFYSDYNIKFNLEHAWCVLRYEQKWINLNTPKATGPAKRKTGDESAQSSSVNVDDHQIRPEGIKAAKARRNNGSGKALDDYKTIWEIKKEDLAMKEKLSKLAILDTLLSKKEPLIESEDVAKNKLLLQYF; translated from the coding sequence ATGCATCCATATAGTAATTCCTCTAGCTATGTAGGACTTCTCAACAGTCAAAATGAGAGTGTTCTACAGGGAAACTTTCATTATGAGAGTTTTCCTTCTAGTATGAACATTGGAGCTTCAGATATCCCTCCCTTTAGTTCACAACAATCTGAGGCTCCAAGTCCCCAAGAAGACACACCAGCCCAGCATAGGGAGAGAAGAAAATGGAGCTCTGCCGATGACGAGGTTCTAATAAGTGTCTGGTTAAACACTTCTAAGGATACTATAGTTGGTAATGACCAAAAGGGAGGGACTTTCTGGGTGCGCGTTGGAGAATACATTGCAGAAACTCCGCATGCTAAAGCGAGTGGTGACAGGAGGATGCATCTCAactgtaagcagaggtggcacaagatcaatgatctcACAAACAAATTTTGTAGGGCCTTTGCAGCTGCAGAGAGACAACAAAGTAGTGGTCAGGGTGAGAATGATGTTCTGAAGGCCGCTCATGATATTTTCTATAGtgattacaacattaaatttaaCCTTGAGCACGCATGGTGTGTGTTGAGGTATGAACAGAAATGGATCAACCTCAACACTCCCAAAGCTACTGGCCCTGCAAAGAGGAAAACTGGTGACGAATCCGCACAATCTTCAAGTGTCAATGTCGATGATCATCAGATACGGCCTGAAGGGATCAAGGCTGCAAAAGCAAGAAGGAATAATGGTTCAGGGAAGGCTCTCGATGATTATAAGACCATTTGGGAGATCAAGAAGGAGGATTTGGCTATGAAGGAAAAACTGTCAAAGTTGGCTATACTAGACACTCTCCTTTCGAAAAAAGAACCCCTAATTGAGTCTGAAGATGTTGCCAAGAACAAACTACTCCTCCAGTATTTCTGA